In the genome of Bradyrhizobium sp. CB3481, the window TTCAACAGCTCCGGCGTCGAGCCGGGGCTGATGCCGAACTTGGCCCCGAGGGCCCGCGCCCGCGCCAGGTCGTCGCCATTCAGGATCGTGCCGATGCCGACGACCGCGTCCGGCACCTCCGCGATCATCGCCTTGGCTGCCTCGGCGGCAACCGGCGTGCGCAAGGTGACTTCCAGGACCCGGACGCCGCCGGCCACCAGCGCGCGTGCCAACGGCACCGCGTCTTCCAACCGCTCGATGGTGAGCACGGGGATCACGGTCGCGGACTTGAAGATGGCGGCGAGTTGTTCCTGCCTGGCGGCTGCGGTCATGGCGATGTCTCAACGGGAATTGGCGTGGTTCGGGATCAGGCCGGACGGCATCTCCGCACGCGGGATGATGGCGCCGGGATGGCATACCACAACGCCGGCGAGCCGATGCCCGGCGCGGGCGGCCTCGATCGGGTCCGCGCCCTTGAGGCGTGCGGCGACATAGGCGGCGGCGAAACTGTCGCCGGCCGCCGTGGTGTCGACGACGGGCGCCTCCACCGGCTTGGCCTTGATCGGATAGGACACACCTTCCAGGCGCACGATGCTCGCCGGCTCGGACAGCTTCAGCACCACTTCAGTGCCCGGAATCCGCGCCAGCAAGGCTTCGTTGGCCATATCAGGATAGAGCGGCAGCAAATCCTCGGTGGATGCCAGCACGATGTCGGCCAGGCCAAACGCCTCCTGGAAAACCGTGCGCGCGACGTCGAGGTCTGGCCAGCCGCGCGCGCGGAAATTGGTGTCGAAGGCGAAACGTACGCCCTTTTCGCGAGCGCGGTTCAGGGCTGAGAACAGTCTTGACCTTCCCGCCGCGCCATACAGCGAGAGCGTGATCGCCGAGAGATAGATCACATCATAGGTCGAGAGCACATCGAGGATCTCGGGCGTCTGCGGCAGATCCATCAGGCTGCGCGCGGCCGCGCTGTCTCGCCAATGGAAGAAGCGCCGCTCGCCCTTGTCGTCGGTCTGGATCATGTAGAGGCCAGGCAACTTTCCCGCCAGCCGCAGCACCCGCCCGGTTCCAACCCGCTCCGCCGCCCAGCCGGCGATCATCTCATCACTCAAGGCATCGTCGCCGAGCGCGGTGATGTAGTCGACACCGACGCCAAGGCGCGCGAGATAGACGGCGGTGTTGAGCGTGTCGCCGCCATAGCCGCGCGAGAACAGGCCACCATCAGCCTGTTTCAGCTCCACCATGCACTCGCCGATGCTGGCTACCCTGCTCATGACCGCATCCGTGCGAACCGGCGTGAGATCACCTCAGGCCGCGAACTTGCCGCCGAGCTCATCCTCGATGTGGATCCGGATGATATCGTCAAACGTCTTCTCGGCGGTGGTGAAGCCGAGCTTAAGCGCGCGGTCGGTGACGAAATCACGCGGCCAGCCGGAGACGATGCCGACGATCGTCGGATCTGGCACCCGCTTGATGCGCGCGGTAACGTTCTTGCCGGCGACGCGCTCGAGCGCGGCGATCTGTTCGCCGACGGTCACCGACAGGCCCGGCATGCTGAGGTTGCGCCGCGGCCCCATCGCATTGAGGTCCATGGTGCCGGCATGGACCAGGAAGCCGACCGCCGATTTCGGCGAGGCATGCCAGTGCCGGACGTCCTCGGAGACCGGCAGCACCGCCTCCTCGCCCGCCAGCGGCTCGCGGATGATGTTGGAAAAGAAGCCGGACGCCGCCTTGTTCGGCCGGCCGGGCCGCACGCAGATCGTCGGCAGACGGATCGAGATGCCGTCGAGCAGGCCCTTGCGGGTATAATCGTTGATCAGGAGTTCGCAGATTGACTTCTGCGTGCCGTAGCTCGTCAGCGGCGTGTGGAAGAATTCGTCGCCGATCTTTTCCGGGAACGGCGCACCGAACACCGCGATCGACGACGTGAACACCAGCCGCGGCTTGTAGCCGCCACCGGCATGGCGGATCACGTCGATCAGATAGCGCGTGCCGTCGAGATTGATCCGGTAGCCCTTGTCGAACTCGGCCTCGGCCTCGCCGGAGACGATCGCGGCGAGATGGAAGATCACCTCCGGCCGATGGGCGATCAACGGCTCCGCTGCGCCCGGATCGGCAAAGTCGGACGCCACGACTTCAATCGGGATTGCGGCATTGGCAGGCTTGGAGGGCGCCACCACGTCCTGCAGCGTCATGCGGGTGATTTCGTGCTTGCCGAGGCGGCCCTCGCGGAGCAGCCGTTCGGTCAGCTTGCGGCCTACCATGCCGGCGGCGCCGAGAATCAGAATGTGCAAGACCGTCTCCTTATTTTTATTCGTCGTCCCGGCCTTGAGCCGCGACCCATACGCCGCGGCCGTGGCTGTCAAAGCAAGATGGTCGACGGCTTCGTTTCAACAATTGCCGTCGGTGTTATGGATCCCTGCTTTCGCAGCGACGACAGCGATGGTTTCAGTGATTATTGGTGCGGCCCGCTTACTCTTTCACGGCTCCCGTCATGGCCGACACATAATGTTCGACGAAGAAGGCGTAGAGGATAACCAACGGCAGCGAACCGGCCAGCGCGCCCGCCATCAGCGAGCCCCAGCGATAGACGTCGCCATCGACGAACTCGTTGACGATTGCGACCGGCACGGTCTTGTTCTGCACCGATTGCAGGAAAGTGAGCGCGTAAATGAACTCGTTCCAGCACAGCGTGAAGCAGAAGATGAACGCCGAGATCAGGCCGGGAATGGCGAGCGGTAGCACGATCTTGACCAGGATCTGCCAGCGGCTCGCGCCGTCGATCAGCGCGCATTCCTCCAGTTCGAACGGGATGGTCTTGAAGTAGCCCATCAACAGCCAGGTCGAGAACGGGATCAGGATGGTCGGATAGGTCAGGATCAGCGCCAGCGGCGAGTCGAACAGGCCGTACTGGAACACGACGGTGGCGAGCGGAATGAACAGGATCGACGGCGGCACGAGGTAGGCGAGGAAGATAAGGCCGCCGACGAGGTTAGCGCCCTTGTAGCGCAGCCGCACGATGGCATAGGCCGCCAGCACGCTGGCAATGATCGACAACACGGTGGCGCAAACCGCGACGTACATCGTGTTCCACAGCCACATCGGATAGTGGCTTTCGAACAGCAGCTTGTAAAAATGCTTGAACGTCGGATTCCAGGTCCAGAACGGAGAATAGGTCTCCATGTCCAGCAGCTGCGCGTCCGGCTTCACGGCGGTGAGCGCCATCCAGTAGAACGGGAACAGCAGCACGAACACGATGATCGACAGCGGCAGATACAGCGTCACTATCCGGCGCGGCACCGACTGCAGATAGCTCATGCCCTCGCTGTGGTCCTCCCTTGCGGAAGACGTCAGCACACCCTTGAGGTTGACGTGCGTGGTCGGGAGATCAGTCATCGCACAACCCTCGTGTCCCGCGCGCGGTGCAGCGCGAAGCGGTGCACCGCAGATGCGGGACCCATTTCGACGCTAGCTACCCTGTTATGGGTCCCGGTTCTGCAGCGCATCACCATAGCGCGTCGAAGACGCGCGTGAACGCGCTTATCGTGACGCGCTGGGCCCGGGACACGGAGAGCAATGGAATTAGTCATTGCTCTCTCCCTGCTGCCACTTGCGGCGCTGCAACCCAAACCAGGAAATCATGATGGCACCGAGCAGGAACGGGATCATGGCGCTCGCGATCGCCGCGCCTTCGCCGAGCTGGCCGCCGATGATCGCGCGCTGATAGGACAGCGTCGCCATCAGGTGGGTGGCGTTGACGGGGCCGCCGCGGGTCATCGCCCAGATCAGCTGGAAGTCGGTGAAGGTGAACAGCACCGAGAAGGTCATCACAACAGCGATGATCGGCGTGAGCAAGGGATAGGTGATGTGGCGGAACATCTGCCAGCGCGACGCGCCGTCGAGCGTCGCTGCCTCATACAGCGAGGGCGACACCGTCTGCAGGCCGGCGAGCAGCGTGATCGCCACGAACGGCACGCCGCGCCAAATATTGGCGAAGATCACGCAGATCCGCGCCCAGGTGGTGTCACCAAGGAAATTGATGTTCTGGCTGATGATACCAAGGTGCTTGAGCGACCAGGAGATGATCGAAAACTGCGAGTCGAAGATCCACCAGAACGCCAGTGCAGACAACACGGTCGGCACGATGAACGGGATCAGCACCATTGCGCGCAACATCGCCTTGAACGGCATGTTCTCGTTCAGCAGCAGCGCGAGATAGAGACCGATGCCGAACTTGAAGGCGCTGGCGACGAATGTATAGAGCAGTGTGTTTAACACCGAGAGCCAGAAGACCGCATCGTCCCACAGCCATTCGTAGTTCTCGGCGCCGATATATTGCCCGACCCTGCCGATCTTGGTGTCGGTGAAGGACAGCCAGACGCCCAGGCCCAGCGGATAAGCCAGGAACAGGATCAGGAACGCCATCGCCGGCACCATGAACCAGAAGCCGAGCCAATTGTTGTTGTGCTTGAGCTGGTCCCACGACGTCGCTTCGCGGATCTGGGATTTGGCTTTTGCCGGCGTGAGTACGATGTCAGCCATGGGCCAGTTTCCTTGGGCCGTTTCCTTGGGCCAGCCAATCCTGGCGATACTCTGGGCGGTGTACCCGTTAGCCTAAGTCAAACGGGCGGCGGACGAGCCGCCGCCCCCTTTCACATCTTAGCGATAGATGCGCTTTAGCTGCCGCTCGGCTTCCGCCATGGCGGTCTTGGCATCCTTTGCGCCGGTGGCGTAGTTCGCGAACATGTCGACCACGATGAAGTCGGCGATCGCGGTCGCCGCCTTCTCGCCGACCTTGCCGATGCCAGAGGCCGGCAGCGCGCGCTTGGAGGCCTCGCGGAACACGGTGTTCTTCGGGTCCGCCGTCCACACCGGCGAGTTGTCATAGGAATTCAGCGTGTGGGTCAGATAGCCCCGCGAACCGGTCAGCCACTTGTCGTAGTTTTCCTTCTCCAGCATGAAGGCGACGAAGGCTTTCGCGGCGTTCGGATACTTGGTGAAGTTGAACGCCAGGATTGGAACCGTGAGCTGCAGCTCCGTCGGCTTGCCGATCGGACCCACAGGCCACAGCGCGTGATAGGTATCCTCGGTCAGCTCCTTCTTGGTTGGGTCGTCCTTGGCCGCCACGTAGATCGAAATACCGTTGGAGGTGCAGTACAATTCGCCGGCGAGGAATGCCTTATTGTTGGAGGAGTCGTTCCACGACGCCGTGCCCGGAATGAAGGTTTCGGAAAGCGCCTTGCAGTATTCCAGTGCCTTCGCCGTCTCCGGCGAGTTGATGATGACCTTGTCGTCCTTGTCGACGGTCCAGGCGTTGTGGCCCCACAGCAGCCAATGCAGCCAGCCATTGGCGTCGCCGGAGGCGTGGCCGAGCGCGAAGCCGGCGGGCGTGTTGTTCTTCTTCAGCGCCTTGCACAGCTCAAGGAAACCCGGAAAATCCTTCGGGAACTCCTTGAAGCCCGCCTTCTCGACCGCCGACTTGCGGTAGGTCATGTAGCCGCCGATGGTGGCCACCGGGATTCCAAGCCAGTCGTTGCCCTGCTTGCAGGTCAGGGCCGCCGCGTCAGTCCATCCGCCGTACTTCTTGCCGAGGTAATCGGCGACGTCGTTCATCTTCAAGACTTTGGTCGGGAACAGTTGCGGCAGCGTGTGCAGGCCCCAGACCAGGTCGAGGCCAGAACCCGTATTGGCTGACACCGACGCCTTCGGCTGCACGTCCTCGAAGGCCTCGCTGAACACGTTCATCTGCGTGCCGGTCGCGGATTGGAACGCGGCGACCATGGCGTTGAAGGCATCATCCTCTGCTGGCACGAAGCGCTTCCAGCGCATCACCGTCAGCTTGGCGCCGGATTCTGCTTTCCAGGGCGCGGTCTGCGCCCAGGCCCTGGCGAAATCGAACAGTGCCGGCCCGGTCAGCGCGCCGGCGGCAGCAAGCGCCGTGCCGCCCTTAAGCAGAGAGCGGCGGGTAAAATCTTCCATAGTCCATCCTCCCTTTGAATATTTTTTAGTTATTGCTCAGCCACTTCAGTTATTTTCAGCCATTCAGTCGCTTCCCTGTCGCCTCGTCGAACAAGTGCACGAGCGACGGATCCGGCTTGAGCCGCACCTTGTCGCCCGGACTGAATTGGTGGCGCTCGCGGAACACGGCGACGACCTGCTCGCCGCCCAGCTTGGCGAACACCTGGGTTTCCGAGCCGGTCGGCTCGACAACGATAATCTCGGCTTCCGCGCCGTCATCGGCAATGGTGAAGTGTTCCGGCCGCACGCCATAGACCACCGGCTTGCCGTCCGAGTTGCTCGGCGCCGTCTTCAGCGGCAACGCGACGCCGTTCGGCCCCTCGAACGTGGCCGCGCCGTTCACCTTCAGCTTGCCGTTGAGGAAATTCATCGCCGGCGAGCCAATGAAGCCGGCAACGAATTGATTGTCCGGCTTGTCGTAGAGTTCGAGCGGCGTGCCCATCTGCTCGACGATGCCGTCATGCATCACCACGATCTTGTCGGCCATCGTCATGGCCTCGATCTGGTCATGGGTGACGTAGACGGTGGTGGTCTTCAGCCGCTGATGCAGCTCCTTGATCTCGGTGCGCATGGCGACGCGCAGCTTGGCGTCGAGGTTCGACAGCGGCTCGTCGAACAGGAACACCTGCGGATCGCGCACGATGGCGCGGCCCATGGCGACGCGCTGGCGCTGGCCGCCGGAGAGTTGGCGCGGATAACGCTCAAGTAGCGGCGTCAACGCCAGAATTTCGGCGGCGCGCTTGACGCGGCTGCCGATTTCTTCCTGCTTGGCGCCGCGCAGCTTGAGCGAGAAGCCCATATTGTCGGCGACCGTCATGTGCGGATAGAGCGCGTAGTTCTGAAACACCATCGCAATGTCGCGCTCTTTCGGCTGGACATTGTTGACCACGCGATCGCCGATCGAGATCGTGCCCGAGGTGATGTTTTCAAGACCCGCCAGCATGCGCAGCAGAGTCGACTTGCCGCAGCCGGAGGGGCCAACCAGCACGACGAATTCGCCGTCCTCGATCGGAATCGACACGCCGTGCAAAACTTCAAAATTACCGAACGACTTGCGCACGTCGCGAATCTGTACCGACGACATCGAATCCACTCCCCTCATTTTCTGTTATTGGCACCGCAAGCGGGCAGCGGCACCTTGCTGTCTTTTCGACTTTAACGCCCGGAAGCCGAATTCAACGGGCACTATCATCCGCAGTTTGGCGGTTTTTAGCAATCCGATGGTAGCGCTGTCAATAATTGTTCAAACGTCTAATCTGGTATGATATGAGCGCAAGATGGGACGAAAACAGACAAAGTCTGGCAAAATCCGCCTCACCGAAGTCGCCAAGCTCGCTGGCGTCAGTCCCATTACGGCATCGCGCTTTTTCAGGAACCCCGAAGCGCTGTCGCTGGCCAAGCGGGAACGCGTCGACAGCGCGGTGAAGGAACTGGGCTACGTGCCCAACCTCGCTGCGCGCGCCCTCGCCTCCCACCGCACCGAAGTCATCGGCGTCGTGATACCTTCGCTCACCAACAACGTATTCGCCGACGTGTTGCGCGGCATCTATGATTCTTCCGAAGGTAGCCGCTACACCATCCAGCTTGCCAATACGCGCTACAGCATCCTGCAGGAGGAAAAGCTGTTGCGCCTGTTCCGGGCTCAGAAGCCTGCAGGCTTGATCGTCACCGGGATCAATCAGACCGCGGAATCACGCAAGGTCCTGGAGTCCATGAATTGCCCGGTCACGCAGATCATGGAGATCGGCGACAGTCCCGTCGACATGATGGTCGGCTTCTCGCACTATGATGCGGCATTTTCGGCAATTTCGCACATCCTCGAACAGGGGCGCCGACGGATCGGTTTTCTCGGCGCGCGCATGGACCCACGCGTGCAGCGGCGGCTCGACGGGTATCGTGATGCCATGAAGGGGGCATCGCTGTTCGACCCCAGCCTCGTCGTCACCACGTCGGTGCCGACCACTGTCACGCTCGGCGGGACGCTGTTCACCGATCTGCTCGCACAGGCGCCCGATATCGATGCCGTCTTCTGCGTCAACGACGACCTGGCGCTCGGGTCATTGTTCGAATGTCAGCGCCGGCAGATCGTGGTACCGCACGATGTTGCCATCGTCGGGTTCAACGATCTGGAATTTGCCGCCGCCGCCGTCCCGTCGCTCAGCAGCGTACGGACCAACCGTTACGAAATGGGACGGCACGCTGTCACCATGGTGATCGACGCGATCGAGGGCCGTCGTCCGCAGGAGCCGGTGATCGACCTTGGCTTTCAATTGATGGTCCGCGAAAGCTCGACGCCCACGAATATCTGACGCGCCGGTCCTTAAGCCCGGGCAGTGGTGCGGCAAAAAATGGTAGCGCTATCTTTTGTGCCAGATTAAGATCGCATCCACAAAATTCGAATTGGCGCGGCGGCCGCGTTGCAGCGGAAGAAATTTTCAGCATGGTGCAAAGACTGCCCCATGTTCTAAGCCGCTACCGATTTGCAGTGCGGGAGGAATCCAATGAAAAAAAGCGACAGCAAGGCCCCGACCAACGGCAAGGGCCGCAGGCTCCGTTCCCTCGAATGGTTCGACAACCCGCATAACCCGGGCATGACGGCGCTCTACCTTGAGCGCTACCTGAACTACGGCCTGACGCGTGAAGAATTGCAATCTGGCAAGCCGATCATCGGCATCGCCCAGACCGGCAACGACCTTTCGCCATGCAACCGCCACCACCTCGAACTGGCGCACCGGGTGCGCGAAGGCATCCGCGCGGCCGGCGGTATCGCGATGGAGTTTCCGACCCACCCGATCCAGGAGACCGGAAAGCGGCCGACGGCGGCGCTCGACCGCAACCTCGCCTATCTCGGCCTGGTCGAAGTCCTGTTCGGCTACCCACTCGATGGTGTGGTGCTGACCACCGGCTGCGACAAGACCACGCCGGCCTGTCTGATGGCGGCGGCGACCGTCAACCTGCCCGCCATCGTGCTATCGGGCGGCCCGATGCTCAACGGCTGGTTCAATGGCGAGCGCACCGGGTCCGGCACCATCGTCTGGAAACAGCGCGAGCGGCTTGCCGCTGGCGAGATCGACTACAACGAATTCATCGAGATCGTGGCCTCCTCCGCGCCGTCGGTCGGCCATTGCAACACCATGGGCACCGCCTCGACTATGAACTCGCTCGCCGAGGCGCTCGGCATGTCGCTGCCGGGCTGCGCGGCGATCCCCGCGCCCTACCGCGAGCGCGGCCAGATCGCCTATGAGACGGGAAAGCGGATCGTCGAGATGGTGTGGGAGGATCTCAAGCCCTCTGACATCCTGACCCGCAAGGCGTTCGAGAACTGCATCGCGGTGAATTCGGCGATCGGCGGCTCCACCAATGCGCCGATCCATATCAACGCGCTGGCGCGGCATATCGGCGTCGAGCTCTCGATCGACGACTGGCAGAAGCACGGCCACGACATTCCGCTGCTGGTGAACATGCAGCCCGCCGGCTTCTACCTCGGCGAGGAATTTCATCGCGCCGGCGGCGTGCCGGCGGTGGTGCGCGAACTGATGACGCAGAAGCGCATCCACGAAGACGCCATCACAGTCAATGGCCGCAGCATCGGCGAGAACTGCAGCACAGCGCCCAAGCCCGATGGCGACGTGATCTGGAGCTACGATAAGCCGCTGGTGAAGGACGCCGGCTTCCTGGTGCTGCGCGGCAATCTCTTTGATTCCGCGATCATGAAAACTAGCGTGATCTCCAAGGAGTTCCGCGAGCGCTATCTGAACAACCCCAAGGACCCCAACGCGTTCGAGGGACGGGCGATCGTGTTCGAGGGGCCTGAGGACTATCACGAACGGATCGACGATGCCGCGCTCAACATCGACGAACACTGCGTGCTGTTCATCCGCGGCACCGGGCCGATTGGCTATCCCGGCGGCGCCGAGGTCGTGAACATGCAGCCGCCGGCCGCGCTCATCAAACGCGGCATCCTCTCACTGCCCTGCATCGGCGACGGCCGGCAGTCGGGCACCTCGGGTTCGCCGTCGATCCTCAACGCCTCGCCGGAGGCCGCCGCCGATGGCGGGCTCGCGATCCTGCAGACCGGCGACAAGGTTCGCATCGACCTCAACACCGGCGACGCCAACATCCTGATATCAAGCGATGAATTGAAGAAGCGCCGCACTGAGCTGAAAGCCAAGGGCGGCTTCCCCTACCCGGCCAACCAGACGCCGTGGCAGGAGGTCTATCGCTCGACCGTCGGCCAGCAGGCCACCGGCGCCTGCATGGAGCTTGCCACGCGCTATCAGAATATCGCCGGCACGGTCGGCGTGGCGCGGGATAATCATTGAACCCGAGCCGTCATTGCGACGAAGCAATCCATTCTTTCCGTTCTGCGGTGAAATGGATTGCTTCGCTTCGCTCGCAATGACGACAACAAGCATTCGATCCAGATTCTAGGAGAAACCATGTCAGACCGCCTGAAGGGCAAGCGCGCCTTTGTCACCGCCGCCGCCGTTGGAATCGGCCGCGCCTGTGCGGTTGCTTTTGCGCGCGAAGGCGCGACGGTGTTCGCCACCGATATCGACGAAGCCAAGCTTGCCCCGCTGAAGAGCGAAGGGATTGCGGAAGTCGCGAAGCTCGACGTGCGCGACACGACGGCGGTCGCCGCGATGGCCAAGCGCGCCGGCAAGACCGACATCCTGCTCAATGCCGCCGGCTTCGTGCATCACGGCACGATACTCGACTGTTCCGATGACGATTTTGATTTCTCGTTCGACCTCAACGTCAAGTCGATGCACCGCACCATCCGC includes:
- a CDS encoding sugar kinase; this translates as MSRVASIGECMVELKQADGGLFSRGYGGDTLNTAVYLARLGVGVDYITALGDDALSDEMIAGWAAERVGTGRVLRLAGKLPGLYMIQTDDKGERRFFHWRDSAAARSLMDLPQTPEILDVLSTYDVIYLSAITLSLYGAAGRSRLFSALNRAREKGVRFAFDTNFRARGWPDLDVARTVFQEAFGLADIVLASTEDLLPLYPDMANEALLARIPGTEVVLKLSEPASIVRLEGVSYPIKAKPVEAPVVDTTAAGDSFAAAYVAARLKGADPIEAARAGHRLAGVVVCHPGAIIPRAEMPSGLIPNHANSR
- the denD gene encoding D-erythronate dehydrogenase; the protein is MHILILGAAGMVGRKLTERLLREGRLGKHEITRMTLQDVVAPSKPANAAIPIEVVASDFADPGAAEPLIAHRPEVIFHLAAIVSGEAEAEFDKGYRINLDGTRYLIDVIRHAGGGYKPRLVFTSSIAVFGAPFPEKIGDEFFHTPLTSYGTQKSICELLINDYTRKGLLDGISIRLPTICVRPGRPNKAASGFFSNIIREPLAGEEAVLPVSEDVRHWHASPKSAVGFLVHAGTMDLNAMGPRRNLSMPGLSVTVGEQIAALERVAGKNVTARIKRVPDPTIVGIVSGWPRDFVTDRALKLGFTTAEKTFDDIIRIHIEDELGGKFAA
- a CDS encoding carbohydrate ABC transporter permease, coding for MTDLPTTHVNLKGVLTSSAREDHSEGMSYLQSVPRRIVTLYLPLSIIVFVLLFPFYWMALTAVKPDAQLLDMETYSPFWTWNPTFKHFYKLLFESHYPMWLWNTMYVAVCATVLSIIASVLAAYAIVRLRYKGANLVGGLIFLAYLVPPSILFIPLATVVFQYGLFDSPLALILTYPTILIPFSTWLLMGYFKTIPFELEECALIDGASRWQILVKIVLPLAIPGLISAFIFCFTLCWNEFIYALTFLQSVQNKTVPVAIVNEFVDGDVYRWGSLMAGALAGSLPLVILYAFFVEHYVSAMTGAVKE
- a CDS encoding sugar ABC transporter permease; translated protein: MADIVLTPAKAKSQIREATSWDQLKHNNNWLGFWFMVPAMAFLILFLAYPLGLGVWLSFTDTKIGRVGQYIGAENYEWLWDDAVFWLSVLNTLLYTFVASAFKFGIGLYLALLLNENMPFKAMLRAMVLIPFIVPTVLSALAFWWIFDSQFSIISWSLKHLGIISQNINFLGDTTWARICVIFANIWRGVPFVAITLLAGLQTVSPSLYEAATLDGASRWQMFRHITYPLLTPIIAVVMTFSVLFTFTDFQLIWAMTRGGPVNATHLMATLSYQRAIIGGQLGEGAAIASAMIPFLLGAIMISWFGLQRRKWQQGESND
- a CDS encoding ABC transporter substrate-binding protein, translating into MEDFTRRSLLKGGTALAAAGALTGPALFDFARAWAQTAPWKAESGAKLTVMRWKRFVPAEDDAFNAMVAAFQSATGTQMNVFSEAFEDVQPKASVSANTGSGLDLVWGLHTLPQLFPTKVLKMNDVADYLGKKYGGWTDAAALTCKQGNDWLGIPVATIGGYMTYRKSAVEKAGFKEFPKDFPGFLELCKALKKNNTPAGFALGHASGDANGWLHWLLWGHNAWTVDKDDKVIINSPETAKALEYCKALSETFIPGTASWNDSSNNKAFLAGELYCTSNGISIYVAAKDDPTKKELTEDTYHALWPVGPIGKPTELQLTVPILAFNFTKYPNAAKAFVAFMLEKENYDKWLTGSRGYLTHTLNSYDNSPVWTADPKNTVFREASKRALPASGIGKVGEKAATAIADFIVVDMFANYATGAKDAKTAMAEAERQLKRIYR
- the ugpC gene encoding sn-glycerol-3-phosphate ABC transporter ATP-binding protein UgpC — protein: MSSVQIRDVRKSFGNFEVLHGVSIPIEDGEFVVLVGPSGCGKSTLLRMLAGLENITSGTISIGDRVVNNVQPKERDIAMVFQNYALYPHMTVADNMGFSLKLRGAKQEEIGSRVKRAAEILALTPLLERYPRQLSGGQRQRVAMGRAIVRDPQVFLFDEPLSNLDAKLRVAMRTEIKELHQRLKTTTVYVTHDQIEAMTMADKIVVMHDGIVEQMGTPLELYDKPDNQFVAGFIGSPAMNFLNGKLKVNGAATFEGPNGVALPLKTAPSNSDGKPVVYGVRPEHFTIADDGAEAEIIVVEPTGSETQVFAKLGGEQVVAVFRERHQFSPGDKVRLKPDPSLVHLFDEATGKRLNG
- a CDS encoding LacI family DNA-binding transcriptional regulator, which translates into the protein MGRKQTKSGKIRLTEVAKLAGVSPITASRFFRNPEALSLAKRERVDSAVKELGYVPNLAARALASHRTEVIGVVIPSLTNNVFADVLRGIYDSSEGSRYTIQLANTRYSILQEEKLLRLFRAQKPAGLIVTGINQTAESRKVLESMNCPVTQIMEIGDSPVDMMVGFSHYDAAFSAISHILEQGRRRIGFLGARMDPRVQRRLDGYRDAMKGASLFDPSLVVTTSVPTTVTLGGTLFTDLLAQAPDIDAVFCVNDDLALGSLFECQRRQIVVPHDVAIVGFNDLEFAAAAVPSLSSVRTNRYEMGRHAVTMVIDAIEGRRPQEPVIDLGFQLMVRESSTPTNI
- a CDS encoding IlvD/Edd family dehydratase; this encodes MKKSDSKAPTNGKGRRLRSLEWFDNPHNPGMTALYLERYLNYGLTREELQSGKPIIGIAQTGNDLSPCNRHHLELAHRVREGIRAAGGIAMEFPTHPIQETGKRPTAALDRNLAYLGLVEVLFGYPLDGVVLTTGCDKTTPACLMAAATVNLPAIVLSGGPMLNGWFNGERTGSGTIVWKQRERLAAGEIDYNEFIEIVASSAPSVGHCNTMGTASTMNSLAEALGMSLPGCAAIPAPYRERGQIAYETGKRIVEMVWEDLKPSDILTRKAFENCIAVNSAIGGSTNAPIHINALARHIGVELSIDDWQKHGHDIPLLVNMQPAGFYLGEEFHRAGGVPAVVRELMTQKRIHEDAITVNGRSIGENCSTAPKPDGDVIWSYDKPLVKDAGFLVLRGNLFDSAIMKTSVISKEFRERYLNNPKDPNAFEGRAIVFEGPEDYHERIDDAALNIDEHCVLFIRGTGPIGYPGGAEVVNMQPPAALIKRGILSLPCIGDGRQSGTSGSPSILNASPEAAADGGLAILQTGDKVRIDLNTGDANILISSDELKKRRTELKAKGGFPYPANQTPWQEVYRSTVGQQATGACMELATRYQNIAGTVGVARDNH